GGGACTTGGAGTATCCTTGGAGTATCAGTCTTTCTCTTTTCTAAAAAGCAAGTTAGTGAGACCAGACACAAGGAATTTTTCCCCATTGTGCTGGAAGGCTGCAGGTTGTTGATCCCATCTCTAACACCTTCTTGGTTTGTTTCAGGCTTCTGACATGGTCTCCACTTCCCGAATCTTAGTTGCCATAGTGAAAATGTGTTACGAAGCTAAAGACTGGGATGCtcttaatgaaaatattattcttcTATCAAAGAGAAGAAGTCAGTTAAAACAGGTGAATTTAAtagtttgaaataaaaaaataaaacggTATTTTGGAGCTGTATTACCTATCTGGTTCCCCCATGTGTGTAGGGACTTTCTGTGTAAAGATGGTGGTTCATTTTTGCACTCTTGTCAATATGTATTCCTTATTCATGTTCAGATGTATATTAAACAGAGTTACTGCATTTTATTGTGCTCATATGAAATGTGTGCTTTGCATGCTTGCTTTTGAAACTGGCATACTTTGGCATCAAGCACTTGTATTTAAGGAAGTGTGAAGTTCATTGCACTCTGTGTGTTCAGTTTGAGCAACAGGTAATTTTAATGGTGTCATTGCTTTAGGAAGGAAAAGGTTACCTATCATTTAGTGTGCAGGATCATCACTAGTGTGTGTAAAAGTAGGAGTACACTTTAGTTCTTTGTCTTGCACACACTGTAGCTGAAGGTGTGCATCATTCCAGGTGAATTTTGAGGAACTTCTTGAGGAAGACATTTCTTGAAGTTtaattctggggttttttttagaagtaggtattttaataataatttttgaaatgctTTGCCAGCATTTTACTGGAAGTGCACATTTCTATACCTGTGCTTGCTACTAAAGGAAGAAATCttccctcttcctttctttcctaaGGAATCTACAGCTGTTCCAAGGAGAGAGGGTAGTGCACACAGTTAAGAGAAGGTACAGGTCTCTTCAGCCATGCAGTTTTAGGGCAGAGAAGTTCTACCAGTCCATGTGAATCCTGTGGATTTGGCAGAATAGGAGTTGGTTTTCAGGATACGGCTGCATGGCATGGATTATTTTCAATACTGgaaaaactgagatgaaaaaaacaacagaacagCATAATGTTTGCCTTGTAGCATCAATCTATAGTATCATTGTACACATCATCTTGAATCAAAGGGAGATGTGTCTTGTGTGCTCTTTGCTGAAATGAGTCTCTTCAGTGTGATGTGAAGCTATTTATTACTTACCTCTGAGTGTTGCAGCTTGACTTCATTAGAGAAATCTGAAACCACAGTatgtttttcccctctcttttcaCACTAGGCAGTTGCTAAAATGGtccagcagtgctgcacttATGTTGAAGAAATCACAGATTTACCGGTCAAACTGCGCTTAATTGACACATTGCGAATGGTCACAGAAGGAAAAGTAAGGCTTTAAGACTCAATGTCTAAAATGTAGAATAAAAATTTgccttgtttaaaaaaatagtttcttagcattattttttaatcttgtgcaactaaaactaaaacttaattttaaaattacccTGAGAAGCCATGTAGTTTATTTCCTTCCAAAAGACTGGAGatattttccatatttaaatCATATGCTCAAACACTGGTCATGTTCCTATGATGTGGGTATCTGGTTGTGTTATTTATATAGTTAGTAACACATTTCAAAATTCTAAAATGCCATTtccttttcactttttaaaatgttatgtaTTTGAATTTGTTGGGGAAATGGGCaggtttaaattaatttctcctgAACTTAGCAAGGTATTGCGTATAGTTATGATAACCAGACGGTAATATCAAGTGAGTTACTTACATTGCATTCCTTTTGctttaagaaaagaaagaattgtGAATTAGGCAAATTTGTGTCAATTTTATGACTTCTGTTTGTTAGTCTAAATTGTTAGTAATCAAGTATTTTTGATTAATGGCTGGTTAGGAGTAAGTGGAATAATTCAAAGTGTAGTGCTTACTACACATGAACCATTAAAGTTTAACTTCCCAAATCGTTTGATATATTCTAAGAGACAAAATATGCAATACTTTATTCTCAGTGCATATCCCTTGTGTTTGCTGAAAGAGTCATAAATCAGTATCGACATTATTTTTTAGATTAATTTGGGCCAAACAAGTTTGGCATGTCAGGTATCCGTTGTATTTCATCAGTGTAGTGGATGGATAAAGAACAAATAAAGTGATTCTATCATGACAGCATCAGGTGTATTTCCCAGTGGGGTTGCAGTCTCAGAGATTGCACTCCTCTTTAGAAAATTTCAATGTTTATAAACTTCCTTCTACCCTCAGATATATGTGGAAATCGAACGTGCTCGCCTGACAAAGACACTTGCAACAATAAAGGAACAGAATGGGGAGGTGAAAGAGGCTGCCTCGATTCTGCAGGAGTTGCAGGTAACGCCTTTGTACTCAGAATTGCATCAGCAATAGCAATTAATTCTGGCTGTTCTGAGGTTGTTTAGAAACTGAATCAGGTATGCTTGCAGAAATGCCTGGGATGAGATGAGCTGTTATTAGTGAAAGTGCAGTTCAGTTTTAACTGCTTTTGTTAATCTCATGGTTGGGTTACATAGAATATCTCCTACTTGGAAAGTAGATTTCAATTCTGTACCTAGTGCATTGAGTTTAGTGTTGGTGGATTCTTTGCTGTAAGTGGGGGCGATAATTAAAATAGAATAACCTTAATTCCATTTTCACTTGCTCTCTAATAgcttttcttctgttgttttgttttggtgtgttCCCTCTCCAGACATCCTCCCACTCTTCTGGCACAGTGAAGCCTTCACCTGATTTGGCTTTGACAATATTAAGTAGTTATAATTTCATTTCAGGTGGAAACCTACGgttcaatggaaaaaaaagaacgtGTAGAATTTATCTTGGAGCAGATGAGACTCTGTCTAGCTGTAAAAGACTATATTCGGACTCAAATTatcagcaaaaaaattaatacaaaattttttcaagaagaaaacacagaagtaaGTAATTGGATGATTTCTCACTCTTTCTCCCTCCCCCACCCAAATTTTAATCTGACTTGCCTCTCTTCAGGTCCaagtgtatttatttaaatccctttgttttttggggttcagCTGAATTTCATTTATGTATCATGGAGCTGTGTTAATTTGACTTTCTGATTGTTTCAGAAATTAAAGTTGAAATATTACAACTTAATGATCCAGCTGGATCAACATGAAGGCTCCTACCTCTCCATCTGTAAGCACTACAGGGCCATTTATGACACTCCCTGTATCCAAGCTGAAAGTGAAAAGTGGCAACAGGTAAAAAAACTTATCCtgaaaaattactgtatttccATGTGACAAATACCCATTTCTTACCACATCAGTGTACAGTGGATGAAACAGCTCATCGGTCTGTTTTTACTTAAATGGCTGTATTAACAAATTGGTTAGTTGAAAACAGATAGGATAGAGTTGATTTCAAAATAATGTTTGTTATGaatatctttattttgttaCCTTAGAAATTGAGAATGTCTAAACTCTTTCATACAAGTGCAGAGATTACAAACAGCTGTGTAAGTGTGGTCTCAGTGGTGCTGTTGTGTGTGCAGTACAGATGTCTTTTCACATAcaaaaagttgtttttcttcatgTATTTATTCTAAATACTAGAATTTTGGTTAACCTGTGTCAATTTAAATGTACCACAGTTCATTTCTGAGAGATGACATCAATTTCACCTTGATTTCTTAATACACTGAGCTTAAATCTTTTACATATTAAACTCTAAGCTCTGTATCTGTTTTGGCAATTCctctgtttaattttaaaaaacacactTTCCTCTTCAACAGGCACTGAAGAGCGTTGTTCTTTATGTTATTCTTTCACCTTATGACAATGAACAGTCTGATTTGGTGCACAGAATTAGTAGTGACAAAAAGCTAGAAGAAATCCCCAAGTATAAGTAAGTATTCTTTGATTAAAAAGTCTCTCCCTAACAGTGCAAGTAAATCTCTTTATGCTGTCTGCTGTAAGCAACTCTGAATTTAATGCTGCATTAGGCATACTGTAAAAGTGTCATGATTGTTctatgtgaaaataaatgtctCTTGTAAGAGAAAGATCTTTGTTACAAAAACAATCTGACTTTAGCTGCCCCCATTATTTATGATAATaagaataaaacatttaaaattttgcCTTTGATCTATTTTAAGTATGAATCAGGCCTTATTAAGACAGGATTGTAATTCAACTATACTAAACCATTTAGAGACCTCCTAAAACTATTTACCACCATGGAGCTGATGAGGTGGAGTGCCCTAGTTGAAGAATATGGGAAGGAGTTAAGAGAAGGATCCCTTGACAGTCCTGCAACAGATGTTTTTGGCTGTACAGAGGAAGGTGAAAAAAGATGGAAAGATTTAAAGAACAGAGTTGTGGAACATGTAAGTATCTGTAAACATCAGCTGTTTACTCAGTGCCTCAGCTAAAAATGCTTTCTGCTTGCCATGTTTTAATcacaaagaagagaaaaaagtagCTAATAAATCAGCAGGTAAGGTGtcttttcttttgtgttgtATTTCAAGATTTTATTTGCTTGTATATCTTTATTGTATGTTTATATTTGGCATAGTTGCCACCAAGAAGAGCATATTGCACTCAAATGAGATTCAGCATTCATGTTTCAATAAAGCATAAATCTGAAAGTCTTGCTTTGTATTAAATTCATAATTGGttgatttcttttcttaataATTTATCATGTAGTGACTTTTATACCTTCTACCAGCAAAAGAGCTTTTTGTTCACAATCCCTCACATCCCACAAGCTGGACTGCCATTAGAGCACTACAGTTCCTAATCTTTTAACATGGACTTTTATATTTTTGCAGCCTGcttcaattattttttgcaCATAACCCTCTACTCTGAACACTTTTATTCCAGAATATTAGAATAATGGCTAAGTATTATACCAGAATTACAATGAAGAGAATGGCACAACTCCTGGATCTCTCAGTTGATGTAAGTCTTGCTTTGCTTATCCTTCTTTCATAATGGGATGTGTTTGTGGCAGAGATGTGAATATTCAGCAGAGTAATGTTCTtgtttgatttaattttctGCC
The DNA window shown above is from Lonchura striata isolate bLonStr1 chromosome 19, bLonStr1.mat, whole genome shotgun sequence and carries:
- the PSMD12 gene encoding 26S proteasome non-ATPase regulatory subunit 12, coding for MAEGGAERADGRIVKMEVDYSATVDQRLPECERLAQEGRLQEVIENLLSLEKQTRTASDMVSTSRILVAIVKMCYEAKDWDALNENIILLSKRRSQLKQAVAKMVQQCCTYVEEITDLPVKLRLIDTLRMVTEGKIYVEIERARLTKTLATIKEQNGEVKEAASILQELQVETYGSMEKKERVEFILEQMRLCLAVKDYIRTQIISKKINTKFFQEENTEKLKLKYYNLMIQLDQHEGSYLSICKHYRAIYDTPCIQAESEKWQQALKSVVLYVILSPYDNEQSDLVHRISSDKKLEEIPKYKDLLKLFTTMELMRWSALVEEYGKELREGSLDSPATDVFGCTEEGEKRWKDLKNRVVEHNIRIMAKYYTRITMKRMAQLLDLSVDESEEFLSNLVVNKTIFAKVDRLAGIINFQRPKDPNNILNDWSHKLNSLMALVNKTTHLIAKEEMIHNLQ